Part of the Candidatus Rokuibacteriota bacterium genome, CTCCGTCGGGGCGTCGCGCCCGAGCTGATCGGGCGGGCGAAGGGGTTTCTCAAGAGGCCCGGGATCAGCGTCGTCCCCGAGGCCCTCCTCGCGTGCGAGCTGGCTCCCGTGCACGCCATGCACGATCCGACCGAGGGCGGCGTCGCCACGGCGCTCTGGGAGCTGGCCACGGCGTCCGGCGTCGGGCTCCGTGTCGAGCGCGAGCGCATCGCGGTGGTGCCCGAGGGCGAGAGGCTCTGTCGGGAGTTCGGCCTGGATCCCCTCGGGACGATCGCCTCGGGGGCCCTGCTCCTCGCCCTGGCGCCGTCCGACGCTCCCATCGTCCTCCACGCCTGCGCGCGCGAGGGGATCGACTGCGCGTTCGTGGGCCAGGTCACGCCGCGGGAGCAGGGCGTGACGCTCGTCGAGGGCGGCCGGTCGGCCCCGATGCCCATCTTCCAGCAGGACGAGATCACGAAACTCTTCAGGGAGACCTGACGTGCCCCAGATCGGGTACGCCCATCGGCCGGTGGCCCTCGGGCGGGAGGGCATGGTCGCCGCCGCCCATCCGCTGGCCACGCTCACCGGCATCGAGCTGCTGAAGGCCGGGGGGAACGCCGCCGACGCTGCCGTGGCGGTGAACGCGGTCCTCGCCGTCACCCAGCCCAACATGTGCGGGCTGGGCGGCGATATCTTCGTTCTCTACTACGAGGCGGCTTCCCGGCGCGTGCACTGTCTCGTTGGCGCAGGCCGCTCGGGCTCGCGCGCCTCGCTCGAGGAGCTCGCGCGGCGGGGCCTCTCCCGGGTCCCTGCGCTCGGGCCCGCCGCGGTCTCGGTCCCGGGGTGCGCGCGCGGCTGGGCGATGCTGCTGGAGCGCTTCGGCACCCGCACGCTCGCCGATCTTCTCGGTCCCGCGATGCAGCATGCCGAGGCCGGCTTTCCTGCGACCCGCCTCCTCAGCCAGAGCATTGCCGAGCGCGGCGTCGAGATCCGCGACCCCGAGTGGCAGCGGATCTTTTTTCCGGGTGGGAGGGCCCCGCGCCTCGGCGAGCTCCTCCGTCAACCGGATCTCGCGCGCACGCTGCGCGCCCTCGCGAAGGAAGGGCCCGACGCCTTTTATCGGGGCCGGATCGCCGAGGCCCTCGCGCGGCGCCTCGAGGCGGAGGGCTTTCTGACCCTGGAGGACCTCCAGGCCCACACAGGAGAGTGGACCGATCCGATCGCCGCGGCGTACCGCGGCTACACGGTCTACGAGACGCCGCCGCCGACCCAGGGGCTGGCCGCGCTCCTGGCGCTGAACCTCCTGGAAGGGTTCGACCTGGCCAAGATGGCCTTCCACTCCGCCGATCACCTCCATCTCCTCCTCGAGATCGTCAAGCTCGCCTACGCGGACCGGGATCGCTGGGTGGCCGACCCCGCTCACGCCCGGGTCCCGGTCGACGAGCTTCTCGCGAAGGTCTACGCGGCGCGCCGCCGTCAGGCCTTCGACCCCGAGAAGGCGCAGGGCTACCGGTGGGGGGAACCCGCGGGCGACACGACCGGGTTCGTCATCGCCGACCGGCACGGCAACCTGGTCAGCGTGATCCAGAGCCTGTTTCACGCCTTCGGCTCGGGCGTGGTGCCGGAGGGAACCGGCGTGGTCCTCCAGAGCCGCGGCTCTCACTTCAGCACCGACCCGTCCCACCCGAACTGCCTCGCGCCGCGCAAGCGGCCCTTCCACACGCTGATCGCGGCGCTCGTCACGCGGGACGACCGGCCGGCCCTCGGCTTCGCCACCATGGGCTCAGAGGGACAGGCCATGTTCCACGCGCAGGTGCTCACGAACGTCCTGGACTTCGGGATGGACATCCAGGAAGCCATCGAGCGCCCCCGCTTTCTGGCGGGGCGCTTCAAGCCCGAGGACGCGGCCGGCGACGGCGTCTGGCTCGAGGGCCGGATCCCGAAGCGGAGCGTGAGCGGCCTGGCCCGGCGCGGCCACCGCGTCGAGGTCGTGAGCGACTTCTTCCACCGGATGGGCCACGCCCACGGCATCGTGGTGCGGGACGGGACGTTGATCGGTGGGGCCGACCCGCGCGGCGACGGGCTGGCGCTCGGCTATTGAGGCTGACAGGCCGACGGCACGCGTCTCGTGGGGCCCGCGGTGTGAGACGGAGGCTGACCGCATGGGCGGCTCTCCTGCTGCTGGGGGCGCTTGCCTCGAGTGCCGTCGCGGCAGAGTGGGGAGGGATCACCCCGGGGGTGAGCACGAACGAGACCGTCCGCGCGCGCTACCGCGGTCCGTCGCGCGAGTCGCGCCGGACCGTGGACG contains:
- the ggt gene encoding gamma-glutamyltransferase, which codes for MPQIGYAHRPVALGREGMVAAAHPLATLTGIELLKAGGNAADAAVAVNAVLAVTQPNMCGLGGDIFVLYYEAASRRVHCLVGAGRSGSRASLEELARRGLSRVPALGPAAVSVPGCARGWAMLLERFGTRTLADLLGPAMQHAEAGFPATRLLSQSIAERGVEIRDPEWQRIFFPGGRAPRLGELLRQPDLARTLRALAKEGPDAFYRGRIAEALARRLEAEGFLTLEDLQAHTGEWTDPIAAAYRGYTVYETPPPTQGLAALLALNLLEGFDLAKMAFHSADHLHLLLEIVKLAYADRDRWVADPAHARVPVDELLAKVYAARRRQAFDPEKAQGYRWGEPAGDTTGFVIADRHGNLVSVIQSLFHAFGSGVVPEGTGVVLQSRGSHFSTDPSHPNCLAPRKRPFHTLIAALVTRDDRPALGFATMGSEGQAMFHAQVLTNVLDFGMDIQEAIERPRFLAGRFKPEDAAGDGVWLEGRIPKRSVSGLARRGHRVEVVSDFFHRMGHAHGIVVRDGTLIGGADPRGDGLALGY